A single Thiohalobacter thiocyanaticus DNA region contains:
- a CDS encoding ArsR/SmtB family transcription factor, with translation MTLEATSDELITREEDIDRASRSLKAMSHPLRLKILCTLGDQEVSVQEIVERVGTSQSNISQHLAILRDKGILTSRKDANRVHYRVGDARTLALIGMMREVFCSSS, from the coding sequence ATGACATTAGAAGCGACCAGCGACGAACTGATCACACGCGAAGAAGACATCGATCGTGCCTCACGTTCCCTCAAAGCCATGTCCCATCCCCTACGGCTGAAGATCCTCTGCACCCTGGGTGACCAGGAAGTGAGCGTGCAGGAGATCGTCGAGCGGGTCGGCACCTCCCAAAGCAACATCTCCCAGCACCTGGCCATCCTGCGCGACAAGGGCATCCTCACCTCGCGCAAGGACGCCAATCGCGTGCATTATCGCGTCGGCGATGCGCGCACCCTGGCCCTGATCGGGATGATGCGCGAGGTCTTCTGCTCGAGCAGCTGA
- the grxC gene encoding glutaredoxin 3 → MSKVVMYCTPYCPYCVRARMLLTSKGAEFEEIRIDLEPNRREEMESRAGGRTSVPQIFIGEHHIGGCDELYALESQGRLDPLLAE, encoded by the coding sequence ATGTCCAAGGTTGTCATGTACTGCACCCCCTACTGCCCCTACTGCGTGCGGGCGCGCATGCTGCTGACGTCCAAGGGGGCCGAGTTCGAGGAAATCCGCATCGACCTGGAGCCCAACCGGCGGGAGGAAATGGAAAGCCGCGCCGGGGGCCGCACCTCGGTGCCGCAGATCTTCATCGGCGAGCATCACATCGGCGGCTGCGACGAACTCTATGCACTGGAGTCGCAGGGCAGGCTGGATCCGCTGCTGGCGGAGTGA
- the secB gene encoding protein-export chaperone SecB codes for MSEANADDKQFAIQKIYVKDLSFETPNSPAVFTEQWKPEVNLNLNTESHGIAENVYEVVLKLTVTATQGEKTTYLAEVQQAGIFTMAGFSEDEIKPMLGAFCPNTLYPFARETVADLIQRGGFPPLLLAPINFDALYAQQVNEVQAQVTDPTTAGH; via the coding sequence ATGAGTGAAGCCAACGCCGACGACAAGCAATTCGCCATCCAGAAAATCTACGTCAAGGACCTCTCATTCGAGACGCCCAACAGCCCGGCCGTGTTTACCGAGCAATGGAAGCCCGAGGTCAATCTCAACCTCAACACCGAATCCCACGGCATTGCCGAGAATGTCTACGAGGTGGTACTGAAACTCACTGTCACCGCCACCCAGGGCGAGAAAACCACCTATCTGGCCGAGGTGCAGCAGGCCGGCATCTTCACCATGGCCGGTTTCAGCGAAGACGAGATCAAACCGATGCTGGGCGCCTTCTGCCCCAACACCCTCTATCCCTTCGCCCGGGAAACCGTGGCCGACCTGATCCAGCGCGGCGGCTTCCCGCCCCTGCTGCTGGCGCCGATCAACTTCGATGCCCTCTACGCCCAGCAGGTCAACGAGGTCCAGGCCCAGGTCACCGATCCCACCACCGCCGGACACTGA
- a CDS encoding murein hydrolase activator EnvC family protein, whose protein sequence is MRPDPALRPLLLALLLAGLPHPAAAEAQLDPEQASARLEALRDRIQAIEHKLDRSRAEESRVNRSLREVETRLSRTRRELAETARRLEHQQTRLQALQQEQAQLDRELAQHREGLEQYLRTAFMLGRQESIKLVLNQEDPQRLGRTLTYYRYLARDRAEAVSRARQALQELAAVERDIDAQLAALEATRARRAEQHQDLKRQQADRGTLLARLRKEIRTDQDQLARMEQDEQRLQALLEELRRALDDVRELDRHQRPFASLRSELAWPVAGKLIHRFGQAREHRGLRWRGVYIAAADGDPVRAVSRGRVAFADWLRGFGLLIIVDHGDGYMSLYGHNQALFREPGDWVEGGEVLARVGDTGGALETGLYFELRHEGKPIDPLKWCAGEPTDKRASR, encoded by the coding sequence GTGAGGCCTGACCCGGCCCTGCGCCCGCTCCTGCTGGCCCTGTTGCTGGCCGGCCTGCCTCACCCCGCTGCTGCCGAGGCGCAACTCGATCCCGAACAGGCATCGGCCCGGCTGGAGGCGCTGCGCGACCGCATCCAGGCCATCGAACACAAGCTCGATCGCTCGCGGGCGGAGGAATCCCGGGTCAACCGGTCGCTGCGCGAGGTCGAGACCCGGCTGTCCCGGACCCGGCGGGAACTGGCCGAGACCGCTCGGCGGCTCGAACACCAGCAGACACGGCTGCAGGCGCTGCAGCAGGAACAGGCGCAGCTCGACCGGGAACTGGCGCAGCATCGCGAGGGTCTGGAACAGTATCTGCGCACCGCTTTCATGCTGGGCCGGCAGGAGTCGATCAAACTGGTACTGAACCAGGAAGATCCCCAGCGCCTCGGCCGGACCCTGACCTATTACCGCTACCTGGCCCGGGACCGGGCCGAGGCCGTCAGCCGGGCCCGTCAGGCCCTGCAGGAACTGGCCGCCGTTGAACGTGACATCGATGCCCAGCTCGCCGCCCTGGAAGCCACCCGGGCACGGCGGGCCGAACAGCACCAGGACCTGAAGCGCCAGCAGGCAGATCGCGGTACCCTGCTGGCTCGGCTGCGCAAGGAGATCCGGACCGACCAGGATCAGCTTGCCCGGATGGAGCAGGACGAGCAGCGGCTGCAGGCGTTGCTGGAGGAGTTGCGCCGGGCCCTGGACGATGTGCGCGAACTGGACCGCCACCAGCGCCCCTTCGCCAGCCTGCGCAGTGAACTGGCCTGGCCGGTGGCGGGAAAGTTGATCCACCGCTTCGGCCAGGCCCGTGAGCACCGTGGCCTGCGCTGGCGCGGCGTCTACATCGCCGCCGCGGACGGCGATCCGGTGCGGGCCGTTTCCCGCGGCCGGGTGGCCTTCGCCGATTGGCTGCGCGGTTTCGGCCTGCTCATCATCGTGGATCACGGCGACGGTTACATGAGCCTGTACGGCCACAACCAGGCCCTGTTCCGCGAGCCGGGTGACTGGGTCGAGGGCGGCGAGGTGCTGGCCCGGGTGGGCGACACCGGCGGAGCGTTGGAGACAGGGCTGTACTTCGAACTGCGCCACGAGGGGAAGCCGATCGATCCGCTCAAGTGGTGCGCCGGTGAGCCGACAGACAAGAGGGCATCCCGTTAG
- the gpmI gene encoding 2,3-bisphosphoglycerate-independent phosphoglycerate mutase — protein sequence MPAAPKPLVLLILDGWGYREETDSNAIANARTPVWNHLWNDYPHTLIRTSGAAVGLPGDQMGNSEVGHLNLGAGRVVYQEFTRVSRAIKTGSFYTNQTLTDAVDLAIDSDKAVHILGLLSPGGVHSHECHIHAMAELAVQRGARQVYMHAFLDGRDTPPRSAADSIEKMEEKFREFGGGRFASIVGRYYAMDRDHRWPRIQAAYDVITQGKAEFQAPDAATGLQMAYARDEGDEFVQATAIVPEGEAPVHIEDGDVVVFMNYRSDRARQITRPFIEPDFDGFEREVVPKLGRFVSLTEYNSEFDIPVAFPPERLENVFGAYLSRLGMHQLRLAETEKYAHVTFFFNGGVEEPYEGEDRILVPSPMVATYDLQPEMSAHEVTDRLVEAIQGKKYDVIICNYANPDMVGHTGNYEAAVKAIEALDKCLGRVYESLREVGGEMLITADHGNAEQMQGEGTGQAHTAHTSNLVPFVYIGRSATLASTGSLCDVAPTMLYLMGLEQPMEMTGTSLVELEDQQAPTAMERREA from the coding sequence ATGCCTGCTGCGCCAAAACCGCTGGTTTTGCTGATCCTGGATGGCTGGGGCTATCGCGAGGAAACCGACTCCAATGCCATCGCCAATGCTCGCACGCCGGTGTGGAATCACCTGTGGAATGACTATCCGCATACCCTGATCCGCACCTCGGGCGCGGCCGTGGGTCTGCCCGGCGACCAGATGGGCAACTCCGAAGTCGGGCATCTCAACCTGGGCGCCGGCCGCGTGGTCTATCAGGAGTTCACCCGCGTCAGCCGCGCCATCAAGACCGGCTCCTTCTACACCAACCAGACCCTGACCGACGCGGTCGACCTGGCGATCGACAGCGACAAGGCCGTGCATATCCTCGGCCTGCTCTCACCCGGCGGCGTGCACAGCCACGAATGCCACATCCATGCGATGGCCGAACTGGCGGTCCAGCGCGGGGCCAGGCAGGTCTACATGCACGCCTTCCTGGACGGGCGCGATACCCCGCCGCGCAGCGCGGCCGATTCCATCGAGAAGATGGAAGAGAAGTTCCGCGAGTTCGGCGGTGGCCGCTTCGCCTCCATTGTCGGGCGCTACTATGCCATGGACCGCGATCACCGCTGGCCGCGCATCCAGGCCGCCTACGATGTCATTACCCAGGGCAAGGCGGAGTTCCAGGCCCCGGATGCCGCCACCGGTCTGCAGATGGCCTATGCGCGCGACGAGGGCGACGAGTTCGTCCAGGCCACGGCCATCGTGCCCGAGGGTGAGGCCCCGGTGCACATCGAGGACGGCGATGTGGTGGTGTTCATGAACTACCGCTCCGACCGCGCCCGCCAGATCACCCGGCCCTTCATCGAGCCCGACTTCGACGGCTTCGAGCGCGAAGTGGTGCCGAAACTGGGGCGCTTCGTCAGCCTCACCGAATACAACTCCGAATTCGACATCCCGGTGGCCTTCCCGCCGGAGCGGCTGGAGAACGTCTTCGGCGCCTACCTGTCCCGACTGGGCATGCACCAGCTGCGCCTGGCCGAGACCGAGAAATATGCCCACGTCACCTTCTTCTTCAACGGCGGCGTGGAGGAGCCCTACGAGGGCGAGGATCGCATTCTGGTCCCCTCCCCCATGGTCGCCACCTATGACCTGCAGCCGGAGATGAGCGCCCACGAGGTGACCGACCGGCTGGTCGAGGCCATCCAGGGCAAGAAGTACGATGTCATCATCTGCAACTACGCCAATCCGGACATGGTCGGTCATACCGGCAACTACGAGGCCGCGGTCAAGGCCATCGAGGCGCTGGACAAGTGCCTGGGCCGGGTCTACGAGTCGCTGCGCGAGGTCGGCGGCGAAATGCTCATCACCGCCGATCACGGCAACGCCGAACAGATGCAGGGCGAGGGCACCGGCCAGGCCCACACGGCCCATACCTCCAACCTGGTGCCTTTTGTCTATATCGGCCGCAGCGCCACCCTGGCCTCGACCGGGTCGCTGTGCGATGTCGCACCCACCATGCTTTATCTGATGGGGCTGGAGCAGCCCATGGAAATGACCGGCACCAGCCTGGTCGAACTCGAGGACCAGCAGGCGCCCACCGCAATGGAGCGCCGTGAGGCCTGA
- a CDS encoding rhodanese-like domain-containing protein has product MSQFVEFVVNHWILWSAFFVLLGLLLGGEIQRRRYGIPQVGPNQAIQILNRDGALLLDVREDKELAETGRIPNARHIPLGQLSQRLAELKTGKDKPVVAYCRSGSRSNKAATQLRKAGYTQVYNLAGGILAWENANLPLSRK; this is encoded by the coding sequence ATGTCGCAGTTTGTTGAATTCGTTGTAAATCACTGGATCCTCTGGAGCGCCTTCTTCGTCCTGCTCGGCCTGCTGCTGGGCGGCGAGATCCAGCGCCGCCGCTATGGTATTCCCCAGGTCGGCCCCAACCAGGCCATCCAGATCCTCAATCGCGACGGCGCCCTGTTGCTGGACGTACGCGAGGACAAGGAACTCGCCGAGACCGGCCGCATCCCCAACGCCAGGCATATCCCGCTGGGTCAGCTCAGCCAGCGCCTGGCGGAACTCAAGACCGGGAAGGACAAACCCGTGGTGGCCTACTGCCGCAGCGGCAGCCGCTCCAACAAGGCGGCCACCCAGCTGCGCAAGGCCGGCTACACGCAGGTCTACAACCTGGCCGGCGGCATCCTGGCCTGGGAAAATGCCAACCTTCCCCTCAGCAGGAAGTAA